From one Triticum urartu cultivar G1812 chromosome 3, Tu2.1, whole genome shotgun sequence genomic stretch:
- the LOC125545703 gene encoding endo-1,3;1,4-beta-D-glucanase-like produces MALELLRSFLLCLAVLAGRAASAPLHSQCLDNPPDLTAAGAEAGKVVDDLAGFRAYVTGPVHSDRAIVLASDIFGFEAPLLRHAADKVAEAGYYVVVPDFFNGKPYMGDPSVNITQWIDDHSPVKAARDAKPIFATLKKEQKSIIGVGGYCWGGKFAVEIAKMEEVKAIVVSHPSSIIVDDMREVKCPIEILGAQNDTTTPQKFIYQFLQALRKRSDKVPYFGKIFPGVAHGFACRYNSTDPFAVRTAEQALALMLDWFKKYLE; encoded by the exons ATGGCTCTAGAGTTGCTGCGCTCTTTCCTCCTCTGCCTCGCCGTGCTCGCCGGCAGAGCCGCCTCCGCTCCTCTGCACTCGCAGTGCCTGGACAACCCGCCGGACCTGACCGCCGCCGGAGCCGAGGCGGGAAAGGTCGTCGATGACCTGGCCGGCTTCAGGGCGTACGTCACCGGCCCCGTCCACTCCGACCGGGCCATCGTCCTGGCCTCCGACATCTTCG GATTCGAAGCGCCGTTGCTGAG GCACGCAGCCGACAAAGTTGCTGAAGCTGGATACTATGTTGTGGTGCCTGATTTCTTCAATGGGAAACCTTACATGGGTGACCCAAGTGTAAACATCACACAGTGGATAGATGACCACTCTCCG GTAAAAGCCGCTCGAGATGCTAAACCAATTTTTGCGACCTTGAAAAAAGAGCAAAAATCAATTATTGGAGTTGGGGGATACTGTTGGGGTG GAAAGTTTGCAGTGGAGATAGCGAAAATGGAGGAGGTGAAGGCAATCGTCGTCTCCCATCCTTCATCCATCATTGTTGACGATATGAGAG AGGTCAAGTGCCCCATTGAGATCCTTGGAGCTCAAAATGACACAACTACACCACAGAAGTTCATATATCAGTTTTTGCAGGCCCTTCGTAAAAGAAGTGATAAG GTACCTTACTTCGGCAAGATCTTTCCAGGAGTTGCACATGGTTTTGCTTGTAGATACAATAGCACCGACCCATTTGCAGTTAGAACAGCTGAACAAGCTCTTGCCTTAATGCTCGACTGGTTCAAGAAATACCTGGAATGA